Below is a genomic region from Brassica oleracea var. oleracea cultivar TO1000 chromosome C9, BOL, whole genome shotgun sequence.
GTTTTGGTTCTCTTCTGAGTGTATCTATTGCACTATACAAAGCAATTTATTCTATTAATTCAGAGTCTTATTTTTATCTACTAATAAAAAATGATTAGACCAATTCATTATAAACTTAACATGTTTTATTTGATATTTATTTCAATTAATAAAAATATAGTTTTAAAGAAAATCTAAAGATTTTTAAATGATATCAATAATATCTAATACTTATCTTTAAATGCACCAAAAATTCATGTTTAAATAGAAACAAACCAATCAAAAATTATTAAGAATAGTTTAAATAATAGATGGACGTAGATGTTGATTATATTATATGTCTTCGTATTGCGTAAACCTAACATTTATATGTTCACTAACCATTCATTTTATTAAATCATTATTGGACGTAGATGTTGATTATATTATATGTCTTCATATTTTCTTATCACAATAGCAATTTCATATACTATTATTAACTTAAATATCACACATTAGAGTTATTAATATATTTGGAAAAAAATATTTCAAAATTCTGTTATTACTCTATTTTCTCACCGATACAAAGAATAGTTTTTTTCCAAGTGATTTTTGAAGAATATGCCATTATTCCTTCAAATAGATTTTTAAACCAAATCCAAATATTTATTTCTAAACTAAATCTGTAATTAACCTATTTATTATAGAAAAATTGTTACGCAGCTACACGAACTATGCGGCATCACATGACCAACCATCCAGAGAAAACTAATGCATGAAAACCTATACAAAGTATATATCGTACATAAAGACATGTGATGATTAGCAAACAATTATGTGTTTAACATCACAAACCCATTTAATCTCGTCGGAAACCGGTTAATCTCGTCGGAACAGTGAAATCGAGTACCAAAACCAATGACCCAATTCAAAAATCGAACCCGGTTAAAAAACCCGACCCACCCTTAATTAACCATAAACCCGACCCAACTCTTAATAAACCCAGCCAATTATGCAATTTAGAAGCTACACATGCCCACTAAAAATGAGAAAAAAAGAAGAAATCGAATCACGACCTCAACTTTCCCCTTTCTTCGAATTAGGGTTCGTGAGAGAGAGAGAGAGAACAAAGCTGATTTCAGTGCAAAACATGTAGATTGTGTGGCTAAATTCGCAAGAGAAGAGTGAATCAGTGAAGAATCAAGCCGAGATGAGGTTCTAAAGTATCGTTGTTGTTTCTGATGTAATGTCTCGGTGAAAGTGAAATGCTTTCACTCTGGTCGGTTTAAAGAGAAAGGTGGTTTATGTTTTGTAGATGGAGTCGTCGGCGTATTTGAGTTGGATGCAGATTCTCTCTTCACGAACTTGGTAATGAAGATGTTTGAGAAAAGGATTTTGATTGGGAAGTTGTGGTCCAAGCTATCATTCCATGAGTTAGTATGATTTTAGAGAATAGAGTAGGTATTGAGAGATTAAAGTTAGATTAGAGAAGATTAATGGGAGATTTGTAGAGAGATTAGGTAGTAATCATGTTTAAGAGTATTTAAGAATCATCATGAACAAGAGAGAGAGTCTAGAGAGATAATCTCAAACTTCTTAATTATTAATCTGATCAGAGTTTACAATATGTATGAGGAGGCAACACTAGGATGATGGTTTCATAAAGAGGCACTATTACAAGAGATAAAGTTTGCTTTAATTCAAACCATCCAATAAGCTTTTTCCTTGTGCATAAAGCTCATTTTGCTTTATCCAGCCTGTCACACGCGCCTCCTCTTCCCTTGCAACGGTCTGATGCCTTAGCAAAGGGAATATGGCTTCTCTTCTTCATCCAAAGTTACCCGGGTAACTAGTATAACTAGTATACTAGGATAACTAGGCTAACTTTGGTTTAACCTTTGGAAGTTACTCGGGTAACTAGTATTACTACGCCATGTACGGCCTCTTCATCATACTCAACTCCTCATGTCTTTCTCTTCCCATATATTGACCTCATCTCAACACTCCCCCTCAACCTTAGTTTTGTGAAAGTCTACGCTNNNNNNNNNNNNNNNNNNNNNNNNNNNNNNNNNNNNNNNNNNNNNNNNNNNNNNNNNNNNNNNNNNNNNNNNNNNNNNNNNNNNNNNNNNNNNNNNNNNNNNNNNNNNNNNNNNNNNNNNNNNNNNNNNNNNNNNNNNNNNNNNNNNNNCCTTGGTGAACACATCTGCCAACTGATCTTCACTTCTTGTATAACATGTCAAGATCACTCCCAAGACTATCATCTGCCTCACCTTGTGGCAATCTACTTCAATGTGCTTTGTCCTCTCATGAAACACTGAGTTTGTAGCAATGTGAATAGCCGTCTGATTGTCACAATGCATAGTCATTGGTGTTGCTTGCTCAATCTCCAAGTGCCTAAGAATCCCTTTGATCCATACCAAGTCGTTGGTAAGCTTTAGCATAGCTCTATACTCAGCTTCAGCACTAGAGCATGATACAACCTTCTGCTTCTTACTCTTCCAAGTAACCATGTTTCCACCAATGAAAGTGCAATAGCCTGTTGTAGACCTTCTATCTGCTCTATCTCCAGCCCAATCAACATCACAATAACCCACAACTTCAGTGCTCTTATTGACTCCCATCCATATACCAAGCCCTTGAGTTCCATTCAGGTACATGAGAACTCTCTCCACCATGTGCCAGTGATGCTCTCATGGAGCTTGCATATACTGGCTTACTTGGTTAACAACAAAGCATATGTCTGGCCTAGTGATAGTCAAGTATATTAGCTTCCCTACAAGCTTCCTATACAGCTTTGGATCATAGAACAGCTTGCTGTCTTCAATCTTCCCCTCACGTGGAACCTTGCACCCATCTTCCATGGGCATCTTGGCTGTTTTTCCTCCATAAGCACCAGCATCCTTCAAGAGATCCAATGCATACTTCCTTTGAGAGATGAATAACCCTTCCTTGGATCTGCACAGCTCAATCCCAAGAAAGTACTTCATCTCTCCCAAATCCTTTATATCAAATACTGATTTCAGAAACTCCTTGGTGGCTCGGATTCCTTCCTTATCACTGCCCGTTATGATGATGTCATCCACATACACAAGCAAAACAATGATTCCTGAAGGAGTATTGAGGGTAAAGAGGGTGTGATCAAGCTCGGACTTCCTGAAGCCTCTACCATTCAGTGTTGTGCTTACCTTATTGTACCATGCTCTAGGTGATTGTTTCAATCCATAGATGGCTTTCTTCGGTCTAAGAACATTTCCTGGCTTCACCATTCCTTCAAGACCCGGAGGTGGTAGCATATAGNNNNNNNNNNNNNNNNNNNNNNNNNNNNNNNNNNNNNNNNNNNNNNNNNNNNNNNNNNNNNNNNNNNNNNNNNNNNNNNNNNNNNNNNNNNNNNNNNNNNNNNNNNNNNNNNNNNNNNNNNNNNNNNNNNNNNNNNNNNNNNNNNNNNNNNNNNNNNNNNNNNNNNNNNNNNNNNNNNNNNNNNNNNNNNNNNNNNNNNNNNNNNNNNNNNNNNNNNNNNNNNNNNNNNNNNNNNNNNNNNNNNNNNNNNNNNNNNNNNNNNNNNNNNNNNNNNNNNNNNNNNNNNNNNNNNNNNNNNNNNNNNNNNNNNNNNNNNNNNNNNNNNNNNNNNNNNNNNNNNNNNNNNNNNNNNNNNNNNNNNNNNNNNNNNNNNNNNNNNNNNNNNNNNNNNNNNNNNNNNNNNNNNNNNNNNNNNNNNNNNNNNNNNNNNNNNNNNNNNNNNNNNNNNNNNNNNNNNNNNNNNNNNNNNNNNNNNNNNNNNNNNNNNNNNNNNNNNNNNNNNNNNNNNNNNNNNNNNNNNNNNNNNNNNNNNNNNNNNNNNNNNNNNNNNNNNNNNNNNNNNNNNNNNNNNNNNNNNNNNNNNNNNNNNNNNNNNNNNNNNNNNNNNNNNNNNNNNNNNNNNNNNNNNNNNNNNNNNNNNNNNNNNNNNNNNNNNNNNNNNNNNNNNNNNNNNNNNNNNNNNNNNNNNNNNNNNNNNNNNNNNNNNNNNNNNNNNNNNNNNNNNNNNNNNNNNNNNNNNNNNNNNNNNNNNNNNNNNNNNNNNNNNNNNNNNNNNNNNNNNNNNNNNNNNNNNNNNNNNNNNNNNNNNNNNNNNNNNNNNNNNNNNNNNNNNNNNNNNNNNNNNNNNNNNNNNNNNNNNNNNNNNNNNNNNNNNNNNNNNNNNNNNNNNNNNNNNNNNNNNNNNNNNNNNNNNNNNNNNNNNNNNNNNNNNNNNNNNNNNNNNNNNNNNNNNNNNNNNNNNNNNNNNNNNNNNNNNNNNNNNNNNNNNNNNNNNNNNNNNNNNNNNNNNNNNNNNNNNNNNNNNNNNNNNNNNNNNNNNNNNNNNNNNNNNNNNNNNNNNNNNNNNNNNNNNNNNNNNNNNNNNNNNNNNNNNNNNNNNNNNNNNNNNNNNNNNNNNNNNNNNNNNNNNNNNNNNNNNNNNNNNNNNNNNNNNNNNNNNNNNNNNNNNNNNNNNNNNNNNNNNNNNNNNNNNNNNNNNNNNNNNNNNNNNNNNNNNNNNNNNNNNNNNNNNNNNNNNNNNNNNNNNNNNNNNNNNNNNNNNNNNNNNNNNNNNNNNNNNNNNNNNNNNNNNNNNNNNNNNNNNNNNNNNNNNNNNNNNNNNNNNNNNNNNNNNNNNNNNNNNNNNNNNNNNNNNNNNNNNNNNNNNNNNNNNNNNNNNNNNNNNNNNNNNNNNNNNNNNNNNNNNNNNNNNNNNNNNNNNNNNNNNNNNNNNNNNNNNNNNNNNNNNNNNNNNNNNNNNNNNNNNNNNNNNNNNNNNNNNNNNNNNNNNNNNNNNNNNNNNNNNNNNNNNNNNNNNNNNNNNNNNNNNNNNNNNNNNNNNNNNNNNNNNNNNNNNNNNNNNNNNNNNNNNNNNNNNNNNNNNNNNNNNNNNNNNNNNNNNNNNNNNNNNNNNNNNNNNNNNNNNNNNNNNNNNNNNNNNNNNNNNNNNNNNNNNNNNNNNNNNNNNNNNNNNNNNNNNNNNNNNNNNNNNNNNNNNNNNNNNNNNNNNNNNNNNNNNNNNNNNNNNNNNNNNNNNNNNNNNNNNNNNNNNNNNNNNNNNNNNNNNNNNNNNNNNNNNNNNNNNNNNNNNNNNNNNNNNNNNNNNNNNNNNNNNNNNNNNNNNNNNNNNNNNNNNNNNNNNNNNNNNNNNNNNNNNNNNNNNNNNNNNNNNNNNNNNNNNNNNNNNNNNNNNNNNNNNNNNNNNNNNNNNNNNNNNNNNNNNNNNNNNNNNNNNNNNNNNNNNNNNNNNNNNNNNNNNNNNNNNNNNNNNNNNNNNNNNNNNNNNNNNNNNNNNNNNNNNNNNNNNNNNNNNNNNNNNNNNNNNNNNNNNNNNNNNNNNNNNNNNNNNNNNNNNNNNNNNNNNNNNNNNNNNNNNNNNNNNNNNNNNNNNNNNNNNNNNNNNNNNNNNNNNNNNNNNNNNNNNNNNNNNNNNNNNNNNNNNNNNNNNNNNNNNNNNNNNNNNNNNNNNNNNNNNNNNNNNNNNNNNNNNNNNNNNNNNNNNNNNNNNNNNNNNNNNNNNNNNNNNNNNNNNNNNNNNNNNNNNNNNNNNNNNNNNNNNNNNNNNNNNNNNNGCTTCAAGGTCAGCTCTCTTGAATACCTCCTGATCCATACCCTTTCCAATTAGTTGATGAGATGCCAAGCCTCTACCTTCACTTTCACCCACCTTAGCACCTGAACTAGCTCCGGATGAACCAGCACCATTTGCTTCAGCAGAAAGATGAGCCTTTGCTTCCCTATCCCTGTTGAACCCGCGTGGCCCGAGGTGAGGATGTAGGATCCAACACTCACTCTTCTTGTGACCGATCCTCTTGCAATGCTCACAGCTTCCTTCATACTTTTCATAATTCCTTCATGAGCCTCTGTATGCAGCCTTGTTTGCTTGCATTCCTTCAGCTTGATGAGCCATAGTGAGCTCACCCTTGCCTCCAAACAGGCCAAGAGATCCATCCTCCTTCTGAAGTTGNNNNNNNNNNNNNNNNNNNNNNNNNNNNNNNNNNNNNNNNNNNNNNNNNNNNNNNNNNNNNNNNNNNNNNNNNAATGTCATCAACAACCCAAACACTTGATCTTGTTCTCTCCTTTCCATAAGAGCCGCTTGATCAGTGGTGTTAGGTCTTAGACTTTCAAGTTCAGACCATAATGATCAAAACTTTCTCTTGTGTTTGGTGAGCTCTCCTGCTTCATGGAGTTAATGGCTCTCTTCAGCTCAAACACACGGCTGATGTTGGAGACGTTTCCAAACATCTTTAAGAGGGTCTCCCACAAGTGTTTGGGAGTCTCACAGTAGTTGTAAGCTTCAAGAAGAGGGACATCAAGAGATCCTTGCAGCACGAAGAGCACCATCAAGTCTTCTTGCACCCACTTCTTTGCTTCAGCTTTGGTGAGAGTCTTTTCCTCTTCAACTTCTTCAGATTCCTTGGCCACTGGCTTCGGACCATCATCAGTGATGTGGCTCCATAGCCCTAGCCTTCCAACAACAGTCTTCACCAATCGAGACCACAAGAGGTAGTTTGAACCACCTTTCAATGCAACCGGGATAATAACTAACTTGCTGAAGTTGTTTCCCTCCATCTTCTCTTGCTTGAACCAGAAATGACCAGAAAGCTTCAAACTTGCAACTCAGCTGAAGAACACACAGTACCAGACTTCAAGAACACACGAACTCAAAGCACAGCACCAGATGACTCAACTTTATCACACAACTTCACGGAACACTCAAGAACACAAGAGCAAGAACACAAGAACACAAGAACACAAGAGATAGAGAAAGAAAGAAATAGAACAAGGTTTCTCAATACCAAAGCCAACCTGGCTCTGATACCATATGATTTTAGAGAATAGAGTAGGTATTGAGAGATTAAAGGTAGATTATAGAAGATTAATAGGAGATTTGTAGAGAGATTAGGTAGTAAGCTTAAGCGGAAATTGAAGAGTAAGGTGAGGGAGGGGGAAGAGCTATCAAACTTTAGAGGCTTAATTCGCCCGAAGAGAGAAAGCTCACTAAGAACTAGCTTGGCCGTAGTTCCTCGTAGGAGATAGACGGACGAAGTCGGGGCTCGTCCCCGGTCAATATTGGATCAAACAAAACAAGCAATAGGGGCCGTAGCACTGACCTCTTTTTTATTGATTCAATATAATAGGGAAAAGATCGCTTGCTGCTCGCTTTCTCGCTTCCGAGAGGTGTTTTAGCAACTCGACTGAAAGGAGATCCCGAGTTTCCAGACACATCGCATTTCAGAGGAGAAACTGTACAGGACATAGCTTTCCTGGGATGTAAATCATGTTGGCTGGTTAAAAAACATTGGTCCAGCTTAAGCTTGTTCACTTCGTTCTCTCTCTCCCCTTCTCCCGTTAGCTTGTTCCCCTCCTCCCGAGCGGAATCAATGTGTTCAATTTTCTGGCCTTGCACCTCCCATCTAATGGACCATGGACTAAACGGCCACTGCAGCTTTCTCTGTTCTGAAGCACAAGCACAGTTATTAATGGTGCTAGAGAGGTCAAATCATGTTTAAGAGTATTTAAGAATCATCATGAATAAGAGAGATAATCTCAAACTTCTTAATTATTAATCTGATCAGAGTTTACAATATATATGAGGAGGCAACACTAGGATGAGAGTTTCATAAAGATGCATTATTACAAGAGATAAGGTTTGCTTTAATTCAAACCATCCAATGAGCTTCTTCCTTGTGCATAAAGTTCCTTTTGCTTTATCCAGCTCTTCTCCAGCCTGTCACACGCGCTTCCTCTTCCCTTGCAACAGTCTGATGCCTTAGCAAAGGGAATAGGGCTTCTCTTCTTCATCCAAAGTTACCCGGGTAACTAGTATAACTATTATACTAGGATAACTAGGGTAACTTTGGTTTAACCTTTGGAAGTTACTCGGGTAACTAGTATTACTACGCCATATACGGCCTCTTCATCATACTCAACTCCTCATGTCTTTCACTTCCCATATATTGATCTCATCTCAACAGTTAGAAGATAGGAAACCTTTATAGAAAAATGTCGAGGCCAATAAGAAGAGAATGGAATCTGCAGCTCATTGGTACAAGGAGCTTGACATCTATGTAAAGAGAGATAGTGATGTTCTAGCTTAAGAAGAGAGTAGGAATGTTGGAGTTCTGGATGAGGGCATGAATGTTGGACCAGAGGAAGATGGCCTGCATGATAGAGCTGAAAAAGAGCGTGAGCTTCTCTGTGAAAATCTGGTTGGAAAGAATTCTGAGACGGGTTTGATGTTTAGTGAAGATAAAGATGAGGCGTTAGACACTTTATATGATCCTTTTGCAGAAGAATCGAATGGTGGGAGTTGTTCAGAAAATGCCTTGTCAGAATCTTCAGAATCGAATGATGAGGCGGGAGTTGTTGAAGAGGATATAGTAGACTTCGACCATGTGAACTATGAGAAACAGATACCAGACGAAGATGAAGTGTACCCTGCTATAGACGATTCATCTGGTGATGAAGAAGAACAAGCTGATAGGTTGGTGCAAATGGGTTTACCCGATGAAGTTTTTAGCTTTAGACAACTCTTTAGCAGTGAGACATAATTTAAGAAGAGTGTCATAAGATACATCTTGAAGACTAGGCGTAATATGGTATTTGATAGATGGGAGAAGACTAAGCTTGGTGCAAAGTGTGATGAAAACAATTGTGGATGGAGGATATATTGTTCTGTTGAAGAACCGATTGGCAAATGGATGGTTAAGGTATATGAAGATGAGCATCAATGTCATCATGTGGGGCGGTGCAAGCTTATCAAGAGCCATGTTGTTGCTGATTTGTTTCTTGAAGACATAAGGCGAGATCCAGATATGTGTGCACAAGAGATCAAGGATGAAATGAAAAGGAGATACAACATTATCATCTCCCCCGCTCAGTCACAAGTTGCTAGAAGACTGATTTTTGATAAGTTGCAAGCTGAAACTGATGAACAATTTGCAAGACTTAAAGATTATGAGCATGAAATCAAGAGGAGCAACAAAAACACTACTGTGGAGATTAACACAACTCGTAGAGAAGATGGGAGTGAAGCATTTTCACACATGTACTTATGCTTTGCAGCTCTAAAGACTTCATGGAAGCAACACTGCAGACCCGTTATTGGTTTGGATGGTACGTTTCTGAAGCACTCAATGCAGGAAATGATATTAACTGTTGTTGGAATGGATCCTAATAACTAGATATACCTGATAGCATGGGCGGTAATTTCTGATGAAAACAATAAAATCAGAAGTGGTTTATCCACAAAGTCAAGGTCGACTTGGACTTGGGTGGAGGTGATGAGATCACAATAATATATGATATGCACAAAAGTTTGATCTATGGTGTTGCTACTGATTTTCCAAAGGCAAAGCATCAGGCTTGTGCAAGACATATCTATGCCAATCTGACGAAACTACACAAGTCAGATACATTGAAGCCAATGTTTTGGAGGGTCGCAAGCAGCTACAATGAAGCTGATTTCAAGCTGAATTTAGCTGCATTTAGAGAGTTTGACCCCTTGGGATGTGATGTGCTCTTTAAGAGACACCATCGGACTTGGTGTAGGGCATTTTTTAGGATTGGTTGTTGTGTGTGGTTGCTGTTGTGCGGACACACACACCAACTTGACATAGTCTTTTAATAGAAATCTAAAGGTTGCACGAAAAAAAAACCTTTGTCCAGATGTTAGAGCTGATAGGGAGAGATGCAATGCAAAGGATTGCCACTCGTTTTGAACAAGCTCGTAAGGAACCTGCAAGGCATACTAAGAAAGCAAGAAAGGAGGTCGAGAAGTCGTGTGATGAAGATCAAAATTGTCACTCTGTCTCTAGCATTGGTGGGAGGTATGAGATTGTTGAGGGAAATAATGGGTACTGCGAAATTACACCGGAGGACATGTGCGTGTAGAAAGTGAGATCTAACTGGCATTCCCTGTCGTCATGATGTGTGTGCGATCAGAGAGAACACATGCTTGGTTGAGGACTACATATCTGATTACTACACCACCGAGAAATGGAGAGATACTTATCGAAGAGATTTGAAGCCGGTCAATGGGCCAAAATTTTGGATTGATTGTGGAGGAAGACGCATTGTTGGACCGTCTTACAAACGTCCTCTAGGAAAACCTAAGGGAAAAGCTAGGATTAAAAGAGTACATGATTCACCCTCAAAGAAGAAGGTTGGTCACAAAGGAAGAGTACCACACTGTGGTATTTTCAGTGAGAAAGGTCATAACTCAAGGAGGTGTCCCACTGAGGTATGACCTTATTTTCTAAATGTTTTATATGGTGATTATGGCCTTATGTATACGCTTATTGTGTTCTTTCTTTGTCTTTCGACAGTCTCTGGAGATCAGGAAAAAACGAAGATGACTAAGTAAGTAAGGTAAAGAAGACGCTCAAGAAGTAGCTGCAATGAATGCTCAAGATGAAGCAAACGATGAAGCTCAGGAGACAGCTGAAACTGAAGCTGGTTTGGCAGCTCAAATGGAAGATCAAGTAGAAGTTGGGTTTATTTCTTCTACTGCACCTCAGCCAAGCCAACCAAGCCAAGGAAACCAAGCACCCCAAGGAAACCTCAGAAGAAGAAGTTGCTTGGCAGCTTTGCTTTTCAGTTGAAGGGAAGTTTATCATTTTGAAAAAAAATTACATGTGGTAACATGTTCTCGGGTACCTTATTAGGATTGTTTTACATATTTTAACATGTTCTCGGAAAGTTTACCTTCTTTTTACATGTTCACGGCGGTTTAGGATCCTTTTGTTTGCTCTTTTCACATGTTCTAGCATGTTAACGATGATGTGATGTTTTGGAAACTTTAACTATGTATTCCATTTTGAAATGCTATATCTACTTTTTATGATTGTAGTTTGTCATTCAAAGCTTCTTATAAGTGCAAAACATCACAATACCAGTAAAAAACATCATCACATTATGCATTCATCATTCATTACATAATTAGTCTTTAAGAGACAGAAGACTCATTGATCATTCATTACATAGCTAGTCTTTTAGAAACAGAAGACTCATTAAACTCTTAATCATTAGCGATACAAAACAGTTTCAAAAACTTATTCTTCCATCCAAGGTTTGGGTTCAAACGTTTCATCTCATCTTCACTTTCATTTGATTTGCAGCCTCTTTTTTCTCTAATTCCATACAGAGTTCCAAAATTTATGTTTCTCAGTTCATTGATCACTCTTTTTTTTCTCTCTTTTTCATCTCTAGCTTCAATCAACGCTCCTTTTGGTGACCCATTGACTTCCCCTTCATCGAACCATTCAAAGCACATGCAATGTTCATTGCCCATTTCCTATACCCAAAGAGATACAAGATGTAGTCACTCCAAAAAATTTCCTAACAAATTG
It encodes:
- the LOC106315007 gene encoding uncharacterized mitochondrial protein AtMg00810-like; amino-acid sequence: MLPPPGLEGMVKPGNVLRPKKAIYGLKQSPRAWYNKVSTTLNGRGFRKSELDHTLFTLNTPSGIIVLLVYVDDIIITGSDKEGIRATKEFLKSVFDIKDLGEMKYFLGIELCRSKEGLFISQRKYALDLLKDAGAYGGKTAKMPMEDGCKVPREGKIEDSKLFYDPKLYRKLVGKLIYLTITRPDICFVVNQVSQYMQAP